The Lathyrus oleraceus cultivar Zhongwan6 chromosome 5, CAAS_Psat_ZW6_1.0, whole genome shotgun sequence genome includes the window GTCTCTAGATGTCATCTCTCCACAAATGCGGATATCAGGTTTGTGTCTATCTTCGTCAAATTGGTTCTTTGAAGTGAAAATAAAATAGACCTAGAAACCCAACTCTCCATCTATGGTGGAAGAGCTTGTGGGACCCTCCATGTCACATTCATCCCATGTCCAacaaccttcaactctttcttcAGACCTCTctcctaaaaacaattaaaagtacacatattataaaacacaacattaaaaattcaaatattaatCAATATTAAATACACGTTGTTCACTTACCTCACTGAACCATAAATGTCGAGCAACATGACGCTCGTACTTTACCAAAAGAGACGTATCACACGATCCTCCTATAAAGTCAATCAGTTGTGTTGCGGATGCAAATGCACCAATATGCCCTTCCTCACCAGCCAACATTGGTTGAACTCTCCGTCATAAACCATGATCTGAAATCTTACCGTCCTTGCCTCATGTTCGCGCCACTatcaaaattaaaaaattaaaaaaattaaaaaaatatgaacCGAAAGACTTTTTTAAAAGAGTTATGGTGTGAAAAAAATTCAAACAACCGAAACACTTTTGAGAAGACTTCTGGTAATATAATGCAAAGCCGGAAGAAAAATCAAATGAGTTATGTTATGCATTGTGAAAATCGGAAAACTTTTGCAATGAGTTCCGGTGAACTTATGAAAATCAGAACACTTACTAAATCTGTTCCGGTATGAGAAATATAAATCGaaaatcttgaaaaatgagtttcGATTTGCAACAATAAAATGTGTGATTTCGGAAGACTATGACTTATTTATGAAATATAACTTATTTATATGAAGGAATTTTAGTCCAACAAATTATAATGTAGGGAAAGAAAATAAATAATGGATGGAGTATGGgataaaaaaaaaatctcattcCTAAATGTGCGTCCGTAACATGTTGTTTATGCATATTACTAACATAAAACACAAATCACTTTTATAAACCACAATCAAGCCATTGAGTGTGTCTCGATTCTAAAAATCCAAACAATATCAGTAATGAAAAAAAGAGCATGACATACATCATATAATCAAGCAAATCCGTATTAATCATTTTTCGAAATAGCTAGAGAAAGGTTGTTTCGAGCAAGATTGAGTTTAAAATGAGGTAATGTTTGAAAGTTTGGATTTAAAGAGTTCAAGACATAGGAAACTCAAATGATGAAGAAGGGAAATGAAAAACTTTATTTTGTTTAAAGAGGAGTTTCAGAGAATATTTTTATTACTTCCATAGATTATGGAGAGGTTCTAAGAGTTGGGGGGAAATTAAACATATAAGTATTTAGCAAAGACAAGGTGTAGATAGCGCGCAATAGTAACCCATTAATTgttttgaataaaaacccaagcCCAAATGAAAAGCTACAAAATTCTCACACAAGTACAAGCGGCAACTCACCCCGCCTATCACCCTGTTCCCGCCATTAAAATCCTTTTTTCAATCTTTTCCGATTCTCTTATTTAACAAACACACTCCATTCTTTTTTCCTACCACATTTAACCGATTTAACAATATTCACTAACAATCTCAAAAAACGATGGTTCTTTCATTCGAGCCCTCGAAACCAGTTAAATTCTACGGCTCAAGCCTTCCTCGCCCTCGAATTTACGTCAACCCTGACGGTAGCGACCGTGTATATCCTCCTCTCTCCGTCACCGATCCATTAATGTCCTGGGCCCAAGAAGCCCATTGGTCCATGGGCGGGCTCAGCTTCAAACGTCTCCGTCTCATGGGTAAAATCGAAGGCAATGTTGAAAAACTCCGTACTCAACGCGAGAAAGAATCCAATACCAAAAGCCCGAGCTTTGATCTTCGCAGATCTTTGAGTTCTCTTTCTCCCACACCTTCCCCGTCCCCACCGCCTGCTCCGATTTCTTCAAAGCGTCGCAGACTCGAGACTCTTCTCGAGGAGGAAGTTAGGGTTTCGAGTCCTGTTACCAGTGGAAGGCGTTTGGTAAAGAAGCTCGGTGATGATTTCGATCGAGTTGCTTCTCCTGAGAACAATCGGTCTACTGAGGTGGTTGTTTCGAATTTGGTGGCTGCTCCGGTGAAGATTCGGAGTCGGAGATTGGTTAAAATCGGTGATGCTGTGAAAAAGGCTGTTGAAACGAAAGAGAAATTGAAAAGAAAGGTTGCTGAAGAGGAAGAGAAAAGCCCTGTTTCTGGGATTAGGATTAGAACTTCTTCCAGATTGGTTAAGACTAGGTCTAATTAGGGTTTTGTAATATAAACCGTGTTCACTTATTATATCAATCAGTTTTATTATATTTTGTAGATAAATTGGAGAGAATAAGTAATGGCATTTGTTAATTTCTTCGATTACAAGGATTATTATTTTTAGACATTGAAGAACGTAGCTCTATCTTTTTTTAAGCTGGCCCTCAAATTAATGCAGCATACAAAAATCGAATAGCTCATTACatcttatttattttattttatattaattagTAAAGGACCCGTAACACATCATCTATTTATTAATGTTAGAAAGATACagttaattaaataaaaaaatggTTTAATATTTACTTATTAATGTGGTAATTAATCTTtttaacattaaaaaaaattataaaatttctttttttatttaatttagaTATTCTCAATATTAAATAGAGTTTCTTGTATTTCATTTGTTATGGTTACAATTGGGATGATAATGGAATGAAATGATGTGTATTAACTATTTTTTTCTACTATAATTATTTAAAAAGCATTTGAAATTGTTTTCTACTgtaattatttaaaaaatatttgaaattgaTATCATTATGCATTATAGAACATGTTTTTCTATGGTTCAATTTTCCACTCCTTCAATTTTGTAAAAACGTGATAATGTTTTAACCTAATGAGTTTTTAGATTTCAAAAACGAAATCTCATTTATGATATTAGGGTTCAATTTGGGATGATAATGAATGAAAAATGAGGTGTGACGCATATTTGATTACCGAAAAGATTAATATGTTTTTACAACAGTTTTCTGCAATTTCTTGCAACTGTACAAGTATTCTCATCTTTAATTTGTAGTATACAACTTGAAATGATTATTGTGCAAGTATTCACACTATAAGACAATTTCCAAAATCAGTTAGAACATTATGTTTCCTGCACTGTCATAAATTTCACTATCATAAAAAGAATATAATTAATATCAACGATAAGTATATTCTTTACGGTAAAATTTAATAAACAAAAATAAGTTTCAAATTACTTTAAGGTATTAAACTCGAAAAGATCTCATGACATATTTGTGTGAATCATGAGCTTTAAATAATTTTGACATAAATATCAAAATGCAGTTTGAAAATAATAACTAGAACTTAAACTGAAAGTCGAAATGCAAAGAACTTGAAATAAAGTAACTCAAAGTAATTTAATTGCAGAAAATGATTTGAACATAAATACTTTAATTTGTAAAAAATGGAGCACGTATGTACATTCTCAACTATTTTTCTCAATCACATGGATACTTTGAATTATATAGAATTTGCATACAATTGCGGACCCTTAAAACTCAAAGTGAATGCTACATATATATTATTTCTAGGTTAACCGTCCACAACAATCGACTAAACAAAGCATGTCATGTTTTCACTTCCATGCAGCCTTCGTCTTCGACAAGCTTCCACGTGTCTTTCAATAATTGTTTGATCTTATTCATTTTGCACCTCATTCGACCGCGTAGAGAATATCTTGGAAAAGTAACTATAGCACAATCCAAAAGTCACATTTCCCTGCAATCTAGTTCTTGAAAACCCAAGTTGAGAAAAATTGGGTGGATGACATACTTCACCACATGCGAGATAGCAAAAGGAAAATCACCTTACCATATGATGAACTAATCACAAAAATCTTAAATTATACCGGATATTAGTTCGGTGAGGAAGAATCAAAATTCTTACACATGAAGATTGGGAAAACAGTAAAAAACAAAATGGAAGTTTCTATTAAAGGGAGAGAGTTAGTCCCACTACCACCAAGAAGAGCAAGACAACAAAGAAACAATGATCTTCCACCATCCTCCTCAAACACCCTAATTGAAATACGTGACGAGTAAATGAAAATAAATGAAATGATTAACAAGCTCATTAGGagaatgcataaaagaaacatCATATCACCAACGGCTTTAAGCGAGTATGATGATGACGACGACGATATGAACTAATTATTTCTTAGTTGTTTTCCATTTTGTGCTTTAAATTCCTTAGaattttccttttccttttcaATTTCATGCAATGAATAAGACCATGTTTTTTCCTTTCTTAAAATGTTTATTTGTCTATGCTTGCATATTTATTTTTCGCAATGCATCTTTAACCAACTTTTTTATTTTTACAAAGGAGGGAATTATACTATTATGGGGAGCAGAGTATACTCTCTATTTAACTCAGGGGGAGGGGGGTTAATTACTCCAAACACATATGTGCTATTTTCTTTTACCACGTCCTCTGAGAGATGTGTTCTCATCATAAAAAATGGAGAATGTGGAACCTTGTTTTGCAAGTGATATACTTTTAACAAAGATAACTATTATACTTTTGACGATGATAACTTTTGTCTATTGATGACAATTGATGATGACAAGTCAAGCATAAGCGATTAAGAGATTAAATATGCAAACCAAATAATTAAGTTTTGTTGGACTTGACTATCCGATGATGGAAACCAAATGGAATTTAACTAAAGTCTCATCTCAAGTAAACTCAAGCAACTATCTACAAGAAGGAAAGTATCTGACCGTTTACCTTGAAAATTAGTAAACAaccgttgatcttccaaatttctaaatttggctactcgcaggatcgatcagattgatcctaaAACCTGTGCTAACTgtttttaaaaatgaattttagTAATCATGAACATTTCAACAATATTCGTGGGACTAGTGGTTAAAACTTTACATTCAAAGGCTAATATGAATGAAAGAGAGAAATGGTAAAAGACTATGACGATAACCAAGTGGCAACAATAAGTGTTTAAAGCAAAGTAATATCGGGGTTGTGAAATAACGAAGTAAAAGGAGACTGTTTGGAATAAAGAAGTAAAGAAAATATTTCTGGAAGAAAAATAAAGATGAATTTGTATTGCTTTAAAATAAGTAACAATGGTGTAAACAAACGTATATTCTTTGATTTATGGTTCCTCTTCACACGGATACTTGGTAAATTTACAGACTTTGTACACACTTGATCCTAACATTAAGACCCTTTATTTATACTGAATCAAAATAATCGTTTTCTGACGGTCCTTAAATCACGTCGAGACACATGGCACCTTGCATGGATGTAATTATCCATTATGCTCCACGTGTACTTTTAACAGTTTCCGATAAGAGCAAAGTTCCCTCCTTTATTTAAATTTTGAATCTCCAATCAAAATCCGTCTTCAACCATTTTAAGAAATATTTCTGAAGTCTCAACTGCACGCTGACTCTTATTACCCTTAT containing:
- the LOC127086889 gene encoding uncharacterized protein LOC127086889; the encoded protein is MVLSFEPSKPVKFYGSSLPRPRIYVNPDGSDRVYPPLSVTDPLMSWAQEAHWSMGGLSFKRLRLMGKIEGNVEKLRTQREKESNTKSPSFDLRRSLSSLSPTPSPSPPPAPISSKRRRLETLLEEEVRVSSPVTSGRRLVKKLGDDFDRVASPENNRSTEVVVSNLVAAPVKIRSRRLVKIGDAVKKAVETKEKLKRKVAEEEEKSPVSGIRIRTSSRLVKTRSN